A section of the Lujinxingia vulgaris genome encodes:
- a CDS encoding pyridoxal phosphate-dependent aminotransferase produces the protein MIKLSHRIGQVEPSPTLAITARAKELKAQGVDIVSFGAGEPDFDTPQPVVDAAVAALRSGKTRYTPAPGLMELRQAIAASYASRGRKVAANEVIVTVGGKQALYNATQAIFDEGDRVLIPAPYWVSYPAQLRLAGAEPAIIDTRAEDNFKLTASSLRAALEEGPCRGLILCSPSNPTGATYSADELSALAAVLKDFPEVVVFYDAMYDELYYDGEIAPDLVASAPELEGRVITFNGFSKTYAMTGWRLGYAIGPVEVIAAMGTLQSQSTSNATSFAQYGALAAFELDAAVLAERRAAFAKRRDLIVGMLREIDGVVCPEPTGAFYAFPDFSAYIGEGEGKFADDLALTQYLLEEARVAVVPGSAFGYPGGLRLSYATSEALIEEGVRRMHQALKAYAG, from the coding sequence GTGATCAAACTCAGCCACCGCATCGGTCAGGTCGAGCCCTCTCCGACGCTCGCGATCACCGCGCGCGCCAAAGAGCTCAAAGCCCAGGGCGTCGATATTGTCAGCTTTGGCGCTGGCGAACCCGATTTTGATACGCCGCAGCCCGTGGTGGATGCGGCGGTGGCGGCGCTGCGCAGCGGTAAGACACGCTACACGCCGGCGCCCGGGCTGATGGAGCTTCGCCAGGCGATCGCAGCGAGTTATGCCAGCCGCGGGCGAAAGGTGGCGGCCAACGAGGTGATCGTGACCGTCGGTGGCAAGCAGGCTCTCTACAACGCCACCCAGGCGATCTTCGATGAGGGCGATCGCGTGCTGATCCCGGCGCCTTACTGGGTGAGCTATCCGGCGCAACTTCGGCTGGCGGGTGCCGAGCCTGCGATCATCGACACGCGCGCCGAAGATAACTTCAAGCTCACAGCCTCAAGCCTGCGCGCTGCGCTCGAAGAGGGGCCCTGCCGCGGGTTGATCCTCTGCTCCCCCTCCAATCCCACCGGGGCGACCTACTCCGCCGATGAGCTGAGCGCGCTGGCCGCCGTGCTCAAGGACTTCCCCGAGGTCGTGGTCTTTTACGACGCGATGTACGACGAGCTCTACTACGATGGCGAGATCGCCCCGGACCTTGTGGCCTCGGCGCCCGAGCTTGAGGGGCGCGTGATCACCTTTAACGGGTTCAGCAAGACCTACGCGATGACCGGCTGGCGCCTGGGCTACGCGATCGGACCGGTGGAGGTGATCGCGGCGATGGGCACGCTGCAGAGCCAGTCGACCTCCAACGCTACCTCCTTTGCGCAGTACGGCGCGCTGGCGGCCTTTGAGCTCGACGCGGCGGTGCTGGCCGAGCGTCGTGCTGCCTTTGCAAAACGCCGCGACCTCATCGTGGGGATGCTGCGCGAGATCGACGGGGTGGTCTGCCCCGAGCCCACCGGCGCGTTCTATGCCTTCCCGGACTTCTCGGCTTACATTGGCGAGGGAGAGGGCAAGTTCGCCGATGATCTCGCGCTGACGCAATACCTTCTCGAAGAGGCGCGCGTGGCGGTGGTGCCGGGCTCGGCCTTCGGTTATCCGGGCGGGTTGCGGCTGAGCTACGCGACCAGCGAGGCGCTGATCGAAGAAGGCGTGCGGCGCATGCATCAGGCGCTCAAAGCCTACGCCGGCTAA
- a CDS encoding putative metal-binding motif-containing protein, with amino-acid sequence MRLRLLLSALALLALTLYAAACSVAFDASEEGVFYCESDEDCLTPRFVCSTDNTCTVRGITPTFPCIDEDEDGYGQPGTDRRNCQFPQEDCDDTNPDINPGEAEVCDGIDNNCSGDPDVFTCTSTSDCPTNAKDPNGQDVNYTCNEQTGLCEALPVVSFCPGNPCPECGVPLECRNGVLDAVPASCAL; translated from the coding sequence ATGCGACTTCGCCTTCTACTTTCCGCGCTGGCTCTTCTGGCGCTGACCCTCTACGCCGCGGCCTGCTCGGTGGCTTTTGACGCCTCCGAAGAGGGCGTCTTTTACTGCGAGAGCGACGAGGACTGCCTGACCCCGCGTTTTGTCTGCTCCACCGACAACACCTGCACGGTGCGCGGAATCACCCCCACCTTCCCCTGCATCGATGAGGATGAAGACGGCTACGGTCAGCCCGGCACCGACCGCCGTAACTGCCAGTTCCCCCAGGAGGACTGCGACGACACCAACCCCGACATCAACCCGGGTGAGGCTGAGGTCTGCGACGGCATCGACAATAACTGCAGCGGTGATCCCGACGTCTTCACCTGCACCAGCACCTCGGACTGCCCCACCAACGCCAAGGATCCCAACGGGCAGGACGTCAATTACACCTGCAACGAGCAGACCGGCCTGTGTGAGGCGCTCCCCGTGGTGAGCTTCTGCCCGGGCAATCCCTGTCCGGAGTGCGGCGTGCCCCTGGAATGCCGCAACGGCGTACTCGACGCGGTGCCCGCATCCTGCGCCCTTTAA